The Desulfofundulus salinus genome includes the window ATGTGGGTAAACCTTCTTTCAACGCGCCGTAACCTTTCCAATCTATCCCAGCCCACCTTTTCCATATACCCCTCCCAGCTATCCACACCAAAACACCATTCGTCCAGCCACTTTTCAAAGCCCTCGCGGGTCCGGAAAGCTGCCAGTTGTTGTACATGAAAGGGAATATCATAAGCGTAGTAGTAAGGCATGTTCCAGGGATGACAGGCGAAAGGCACTTCTACCACAGCATCCACGGTATACTCCGGCGCAATGGTTAGATTGGGATGACGGCGCACTTCATCAGTAGAAACTATCTCTTCACAGGTGATAATGACTTTTTTTGCCGCCCTTACCAAATTCTCGGCATTAGAGGAGAAACCAAACATCTGTGCGTTACCCCTTTTATCAGACCGGCTGACGTGGACAATGGCTACATCCGGTCTGGCTGCCGGTACCAGAGCCACCTTTTCTCCCGTGTAGGGATCATCCATGGTTTTAATTCGCGCATTGTATTTCGGCAGATCTGAACCCAGCAAGGATTTGGTAGGCAAGAAGGGTACGTTCATGGCCCCCGCCAAAAACCTCAAGCCAATAGTAAAATTAGAATAATCCTCCACCTCTATTGGATGTGGAATTCCCTTTTCCACGGCCCGGCGGAAATTGTAGGCCAAACCTGCCACGGCGTAGGAGCACCATGCAATTTCCATCCGTTTTAAGACTCCCGCCCCCACCAGCAGGTCTCCAGCCTCGCAGGGACTGTCCCCAATGAGGGTAAGATTTCTCTTGCCCTGTCTTATGATCTCGTAGGCATGAGCTACGCACTGGATGCCACCCATCCCGCCAAAGGCAATAGTATCTCCATCTTCTACGAAAGTAGCGATGGCTTCTTTCAGGGTCATACGTTTATCCGTTTTCTTCTTGGTGTTCATAAATTCCATTCCCTACTATCCCCCTTTCCTGGTACCGAAGACTTCAAGCCCCTCATCCAGACAAGCCTCCAGCAAATTTTCCGCTGGATGACCGGTTGGTACATGCCATTCCCGCACTTCATCGGCGGCAATCTCTATGCGGGGGCCATTAAAGGGCGGCCGGGTGGCACAGTCGGACGGGCAAGCACTTACCACCAGCAGGACGTCATAGGTCTGGTCATTCCAAGGAACCACCTTCAGTTCCGGAAGCCGGCTCTGTAATTTACGAACCAGAGCCGGGCCGTCCTCCTGCGGGTTACAGTGCCCGCAGTACTTTACACCCGCCTTCAGCTTACCTGTCGCCAAGGCGGATCATTCCTTTTCCGGTATACCGGCCAGGATCCTGGCCAGTTTCTTCTTCTGCTCCAGGTTCCCCTGACGCATGATCATTACACGCTGCGCCTGGGGAGAACCGGCTCCGTGCATACTTTCGGCCAGGGCGGTACCGCCGGTCATGTTTTCAATCAGCCGGGCAATCCGGATCCGGTCCTCCGTCGGGACACTGGCCACACCCCGGAAATATTTCTCTACATAGGGACCAACTTCTGGACAGCGAAGATCCTGCTCCGAGGGCAAAGTGGCAATAAAACCGCCCGCAATATCGTGGCTGAGACGACAAATCTCATAGATAAACCGCGTAACGTTTAGCTTGGTGATGTTAGCCAGCAATGGATCGACAAAATAGGCGCCGGAAGGGGTGGGCCTGCCTTCGGCGGAACAGGCAATGGAACCGGCATAAAGAGTTTCCGTTAGATGGATCATCTCCGTGAGCTTATCCCGCACATGGGATGCTTTGGCAACGCCATTATAGTCCGCGATAAGTGCCGTAGCCCCAATAATCACGTCACTTACGCCACCTTTACAGCCCCCGTAATTCTGCCGGTGGTATGAGGCAAAACGCTCCACCAGGGTACCGGCAAACTGCCACTCGCCACACATAAACACACGCTCCCATGGAACAAAGACATTTTCCAGAACGGTCAGTGCCTCACCTCCCACTATACCATAACGGGCATTCCCCTGGTCAATCTGACCGTTCTTACGGGAGTCATTGGTCTGCCGTCCAAAGACGTGAATGACACCGGGAGCATCTACCGGAATAGCACAGGCTACGGCATACCGGGCGTCCTCGGCCGTCATGGCTGTGGTGGGCATGATGAGCATTTCGTGGGAGTTCACAATTCCTGTCTGGTGGGCTTTGGCTCCGCGAAGCACGATGCCCTTTTCGTTCTTTTCAACTACGTGAACGTAGAGGTCTGGATCCGCCTGCTGGGATGGTCGTAGGCTGCGATCCCCCTTGGGATCGGTCATGGAACCGGCAACCATAATGTCCGTATCCTGAACGTATAAAAGGTACTCTTTGAAACGTTCGTGATAGTTGGTTCCCAGGTTCTGGTCCATTTCATAGGTAACGGAATACAACGCATTAAGACCATCGAACCCCACACACCGCTGGAAACAGGTACCTGTACGCCGGGCAATCATGCGCAGCATTTTGACCTTTTTTACAAGGTCTTCTGTGCTTTGGTGAATGTGGGTAAACCGACTGATCCGCTTACCGGTAAGGTGAGAAACAGCCGTCACCAGGTCTTCGGTTACTGGATCATGGGCCATGTCATAAGTTACGGCTGCCGCGTTGATGTGGGGCCGGAATAACGGGTTATCAACCAGGTCTGTTACCTGCTCCCCGAAAGCGTATACCTTTGTTTTAAGCCTGCGCAGGCTTTCGATGTACTCGGAGCCTGTTTTCATGACCATAATCTCCTCCTTATTTTCTTGCCGGGATAGACCTTGTTATCCTTTATCAGGCAAGTCCTATGCCAGCCCACCAGTTCGACACATCTGTCCTCCCTGATCCCGAAAACCAAAAGCAAAAGAGGCGTTCAGGTCATACGCCTCCTTTGCTTAACACCCTGGCTTAACCGGATAAATGTTTTAAATCGCTACAGCGTAGCGTTTCGCTACAATACATTCCTGTCCTGGGCACTCAATCAGAGGGGGTTAAATTCGAGGAAATAACCAACTCACAATTGATTTGTCCGGTTATATTAATCCCGATCGCAACGCAATCCGTATTTGGCCATCCTCCGGTACAGGGTAGTCCGGGCTATGCCCAACTGGTTCGCCACCCGTGAGAGATTACCCTTATTTTCCTCGAGCAATTTCAAAATTACCTGCTTTTCGTAGTCCGGTACTGGTAAAAGATCCTTTCGTGCCTGCAGGTTGTTTTGGACCCTGCGGATTTCCTCCGGCAGGTGTTCCGGTCGCAACGTCGGACCACCGGCAAGGTGCAGGGCCCTCTCCACCACATTTTGCAGCTCACGGACATTGCCGGGCCATGGATAGGCTTTAACGAGGGGCCAAACCCTCTCATCCACCGAAAGGACATGTTTTCCCATTCGCTTACCCAACCGCTCCAGGAAATGCCACAGGAGAAGTTCAATATCTCCTTGGCGTTCTCTGAGAGGAATCAGTCGGATGGTAACCACGTTCAAGCGGTAATACAGGTCCCGCCGGAAGTTTCCCCGTTCCACCTCTGCAGCCAGGTCCCGGTTGGTAGCCGCAATGACACGTACATTGACAGGCAATACCGTAGAACCGCCAATACGGGTAATGGCCTTTTGCTCCAGTACCCTGAGAAGGGTAGTTTGCAATTCCAGAGGCATATCCCCAATTTCATCCAGAAAAATGGTCCCCCCGTCTGCCAGTTCGAATTTACCGGGACTCCCTCCCTTCCTGGCGCCGGTGAAGGCACCTTCCGTATAGCCAAAAAGTTCGCTCCCGATCAGGTCCCGGGGAATGGCTCCACAGTTAATGGCCACAAAGGGGCCCTTCGCCCGTTGACTGGCGTTATGAATGGCTTGAGCCAGGATATCTTTACCGGTGCCACTCTCCCCCAGCAGCAATACCGTGGAGTCACTGCTCGCTGCCGCACGGGCAAGGCGCAAGGATTCTCGGAACTTGGGGTCCTCACCCACCATATCGTCAAAGGTGAGCCTGGCCACTGCCCCGCTCATTCTTTGAGTCAACTTCCGGGCGCGGGTAATTTCATTCAGGACCATAACGATACCCTCACATTGCCCGTCGTTTCCACGAATGGGCCGGGAGGTCACGGTTAGCTTTACGGTCCCGAAAGGTGTGGTCACATCCAGTTCCCGGTCGGTGATAAATTTCTGCCCGCTTACAATTGCTTCCCAATCCGCCCCCTCACCACCCAGGACCTTCCGGACGTCCACCCCCACCGCTCTTTCTTTTTTTGTACCTAAAAGGCG containing:
- a CDS encoding CoA transferase subunit A, which codes for MEFMNTKKKTDKRMTLKEAIATFVEDGDTIAFGGMGGIQCVAHAYEIIRQGKRNLTLIGDSPCEAGDLLVGAGVLKRMEIAWCSYAVAGLAYNFRRAVEKGIPHPIEVEDYSNFTIGLRFLAGAMNVPFLPTKSLLGSDLPKYNARIKTMDDPYTGEKVALVPAARPDVAIVHVSRSDKRGNAQMFGFSSNAENLVRAAKKVIITCEEIVSTDEVRRHPNLTIAPEYTVDAVVEVPFACHPWNMPYYYAYDIPFHVQQLAAFRTREGFEKWLDEWCFGVDSWEGYMEKVGWDRLERLRRVERRFTHISC
- a CDS encoding 4-hydroxyphenylacetate 3-hydroxylase family protein, which translates into the protein MVMKTGSEYIESLRRLKTKVYAFGEQVTDLVDNPLFRPHINAAAVTYDMAHDPVTEDLVTAVSHLTGKRISRFTHIHQSTEDLVKKVKMLRMIARRTGTCFQRCVGFDGLNALYSVTYEMDQNLGTNYHERFKEYLLYVQDTDIMVAGSMTDPKGDRSLRPSQQADPDLYVHVVEKNEKGIVLRGAKAHQTGIVNSHEMLIMPTTAMTAEDARYAVACAIPVDAPGVIHVFGRQTNDSRKNGQIDQGNARYGIVGGEALTVLENVFVPWERVFMCGEWQFAGTLVERFASYHRQNYGGCKGGVSDVIIGATALIADYNGVAKASHVRDKLTEMIHLTETLYAGSIACSAEGRPTPSGAYFVDPLLANITKLNVTRFIYEICRLSHDIAGGFIATLPSEQDLRCPEVGPYVEKYFRGVASVPTEDRIRIARLIENMTGGTALAESMHGAGSPQAQRVMIMRQGNLEQKKKLARILAGIPEKE
- a CDS encoding sigma-54-dependent Fis family transcriptional regulator, translating into MAPVQKELRAAWHAFVAGNEDGLQMLRPIVRESWERCRRAGVNPYQKVVPTVLDPEALAARREKNREWLEIARPVMETLYRFVAGSGFVVAVADCEGYLLEVIGDPEVVQAIAKGNFIPGADWSELSAGTNSVGTALIMNQPLQIFSYEHYCICSHRWTCSAAPIHDPDGNLIGVLDMTGSFEKVHPHTLGMVVAGADAIERQMAMKRAWRERDLANRVREALMESISEGILATDCCQRVIHMNQEAVRLLGTKKERAVGVDVRKVLGGEGADWEAIVSGQKFITDRELDVTTPFGTVKLTVTSRPIRGNDGQCEGIVMVLNEITRARKLTQRMSGAVARLTFDDMVGEDPKFRESLRLARAAASSDSTVLLLGESGTGKDILAQAIHNASQRAKGPFVAINCGAIPRDLIGSELFGYTEGAFTGARKGGSPGKFELADGGTIFLDEIGDMPLELQTTLLRVLEQKAITRIGGSTVLPVNVRVIAATNRDLAAEVERGNFRRDLYYRLNVVTIRLIPLRERQGDIELLLWHFLERLGKRMGKHVLSVDERVWPLVKAYPWPGNVRELQNVVERALHLAGGPTLRPEHLPEEIRRVQNNLQARKDLLPVPDYEKQVILKLLEENKGNLSRVANQLGIARTTLYRRMAKYGLRCDRD